From Actinoplanes oblitus, a single genomic window includes:
- a CDS encoding RrF2 family transcriptional regulator: MKLPVSTEWLLHCAASLAQLEAGATASATQLAQYFDVPAAYLAKQLQSLVRGGVLAATTGPRGGFRLARDAARITLLDIVEAVDGASDPYECREIRQRGRGALSPEECRSPCILARKMAEAHDAWRQSLAATTLADIVAAIPASAPARTRARLTGAP; encoded by the coding sequence ATGAAACTGCCGGTGAGCACCGAGTGGCTGTTGCACTGCGCCGCGTCGCTGGCGCAGTTGGAGGCGGGCGCCACCGCGTCGGCCACCCAGCTCGCGCAGTATTTCGACGTGCCGGCGGCCTACCTCGCCAAGCAGCTCCAGTCGCTGGTCCGGGGTGGGGTGCTGGCCGCGACGACCGGGCCGCGCGGCGGGTTCCGGCTGGCCCGGGACGCCGCGCGGATCACTCTGCTGGACATCGTCGAGGCGGTGGACGGCGCCTCGGATCCGTATGAGTGCCGGGAGATCCGGCAGCGGGGTCGCGGCGCGTTGAGCCCGGAGGAGTGCCGCAGCCCGTGCATCCTGGCGCGCAAGATGGCCGAGGCCCACGACGCCTGGCGGCAGAGTCTCGCCGCGACCACGCTGGCGGACATCGTCGCCGCGATCCCGGCGTCCGCCCCGGCCCGCACCCGGGCACGGCTGACCGGGGCGCCCTGA
- a CDS encoding SDR family oxidoreductase: protein MRIAVAGATGNIGALTVAALERAGHQVVRISRSLGVDLLTGDGLDAALTGVEAVVDVTNGPAGDRDEAVAYFGAATGNLLAAARRAGVRHHVLLSIVGVHRVEGNAHYAGKREQERLVSEGPVPWTIVPATQFHDFAAMVAGWTERDGAATIAPLLVQPIAPEDVAAVLAEIATGAPLGRYRDVAGPQTQDLVDMARRTNTARGRAVTLIPTWSSLFDVSMAGDVLLPGPDARLMPTTFDEWLSRQA, encoded by the coding sequence ATGCGCATCGCCGTCGCCGGAGCGACCGGAAACATCGGAGCCCTCACCGTGGCCGCCCTGGAGCGGGCCGGCCACCAGGTGGTCCGGATCAGCCGATCGCTCGGCGTGGACCTGCTCACCGGCGACGGCCTGGACGCCGCCCTGACCGGTGTCGAGGCGGTCGTCGACGTCACCAACGGCCCGGCTGGCGACCGGGACGAGGCCGTCGCCTATTTCGGTGCTGCCACCGGCAACCTGCTCGCCGCCGCCCGGCGCGCCGGGGTGCGGCACCACGTCCTGCTGTCGATCGTCGGCGTGCACCGGGTCGAGGGCAACGCGCACTACGCCGGCAAGCGCGAGCAGGAGCGTCTGGTCAGCGAGGGGCCGGTGCCGTGGACGATCGTCCCGGCGACGCAGTTCCACGACTTCGCCGCGATGGTGGCCGGCTGGACCGAGCGGGACGGCGCGGCCACCATCGCACCCCTGCTCGTGCAGCCGATCGCGCCCGAGGACGTGGCGGCCGTGCTCGCCGAGATCGCCACCGGCGCACCGCTGGGGCGCTACCGCGACGTCGCCGGGCCGCAGACGCAGGACCTGGTGGACATGGCCCGGCGCACCAACACCGCTCGCGGGCGGGCGGTCACCCTGATCCCCACCTGGTCGTCGCTGTTCGACGTGTCGATGGCCGGCGACGTGCTGCTCCCCGGGCCGGACGCGCGTCTCATGCCGACCACGTTCGACGAGTGGCTGAGCCGGCAGGCGTAA
- a CDS encoding DMT family transporter: protein MVSWLLLIVAGLVEVAWSQSIKPTAGFTRLVPTLVCFVLAAVAVYLLSLAMKGLPVGTAYAVFTGIGAVGAITLGVIVHKDPLTPGRVAALALIVAGVALSRAVTPEG from the coding sequence ATGGTGAGCTGGCTCCTGTTGATCGTCGCCGGCCTGGTCGAGGTCGCCTGGTCCCAGAGCATCAAACCGACGGCCGGCTTCACCCGCCTGGTCCCGACCCTGGTCTGCTTCGTGCTCGCCGCCGTGGCCGTCTACCTGCTGTCGCTCGCGATGAAGGGCCTGCCGGTCGGTACGGCCTACGCGGTGTTCACCGGCATCGGCGCGGTCGGTGCCATCACCCTGGGCGTGATCGTCCACAAGGACCCGCTGACGCCCGGGCGGGTCGCGGCCCTGGCCCTGATCGTGGCGGGGGTCGCCCTGTCCCGGGCGGTCACCCCGGAGGGCTGA